In the Streptomyces coeruleoprunus genome, TGTTCGGGGATGGGTTGCCGGGTGGGCTGCCGGACCGGGGGCGGTTCCCTGTCGCACTGCGCTGCCCGCGCTCGCGACGGGCTCAGGGTGTTTCTTGCTTGCCGTATGCGTCATGCGCCATGCCTCCCGCCGTCGTCCAGGCCGCCGGCGAGGGTGGGGCGGTGCGAGCCATGGGTGGGTTTCTGGTTGCCGGGCGTGGTGGTACGGCGGTTTGCACGTACGACCGGCGATGCGCCGAAGGCCAAGAACGCCAATGCGGGGGCCATCGTGACGCCTGCGCTCACCGCGGCTGTGGTGGCCGGGCCGGCGAGGGTGAGGCCGACCGCGGCTGCGGCGGTGACAAGTGCGACGACGGCACCGTACGCGGCGACGGTGATGCGGATCAGGCGTAGCCGTTCCGCCTCCGGCCGTCGGATACGGCTCAGCAGCCAGGCCAGAGCCGGCAGCAGCAGGACGGCATGCATGGTGACGGCATGGGCGGGGCGGAGGAAGCCCGCCGACTGGTAGGCCTCGGCCGCACGGCCCGCGCCCTCCAGCGTCAGCCCGTAGGCGATCATCACGGCTCCGGCGGCCATGGAGCCGGTGAGCGCCAGTAGTCCGGCGCGGAGCGCGAGCCGCATGCTGGGGGCGGTCGTCGGGTTGGGGCGCAGGGCGGCGACGGTGAGTGCGATGACGACCGCGACGAGGGTGACGCCGCCGGCCGCGAGGGCGCGGGTGACGACGGTGTCGAAGGTGGTCTCGGTGTTGAAGTGCGAGGGGACACCGCGCCATGCCTGCAGGGTGATCAGGCCGGTCTCCAGCAGGGACGCTGCGGTGAACGCGCCCAGGAGGAGCGTGCGGATGCGCGCGGCGAGCGGGAGGAGCCCGCAGATCCAGGTGACGGTCAGCACGCTGATCCCGAAGGACAGCCCGAAGGTGATCGGCTTCCGCCAGGAGACCGGCCCGTCCCACGGACCGCCGACCAGCACGAGGACGACCGTGTGGAAGGCGGCGGACGCGAGCAGCAGGAGGCCCGCGCCGAGGGGGATCTGCCGGGCCGAGCGCAGTCGTACGGGCCAGGCGGCGGTCATGCGTTCGCCCCGGGTGCGGCCGAGCGCGGGCGGGCCAGTGCGAGCGCGGCCCACACCAGCCATGCCGTGCCACCGAAGCGGACGACGGGCAGCAGGTAGCTGAAGCCGAAGACGACGAGCGTGAGGGTGGCGGCCAGTCCGGCGGCGGCGATGACCAGCCCGGTGGTGGCACAGGCGCGCGGCAGGATTCCGCTGCCGCGGGCTGCCAGGCAGGTGCCTGCCGCCAGGAGCGCGAAGGACACGGCGTATCCGATGCCGCCGGTGAGGAAGGACAGGTCTGCCAGGGCACGGGCCAGGGCGGCGGGCGCCTGCTCAGGTAGCCGCCCGAGCGTCCAGGCGAGTACGGCGCTGGAGGCCAGGGCGCCACTGGCCAGCACTCCACCGGCGAGAGCCGCCGTCGCCGCGGCGGCGGACATGTCGGCGGACTGCCTATGCCGCACCAGCCGGGCCAGGGTGGCGGCGACGGGCACCAGGAGCACGGCGGCGACGAGCAGCAGGAAGGCGCCCAGGTCGATAGCCGTGCCGTTGTCGCGTACGTACCGCAGGATGTCGCGGCCGGGTGTGCCGGGTTGCGGGGTGGCGCGGTTGGTGACGACGTACGCAACGGTGAGTACGGCGTAGGACAGCGCGCCCGTGAGCAGCGCGACAGCGCCGGGCAGGCGCGGGGCCGCCGCGCGGGGCGAGGCCGCGCTGGACTCCTGTACCGATGTGGGCATGACCTCTCCTGGATTTTCGGTGAGGGCTTCGGCTTGGGTCCCCGGTGGGGATCGCGGAGCCCCGGTGGGCGACAGCCAGAATGCCGTTGCGGGGGCGCCATGGTCGTCCCACACCGGCAGGCGGTTCGGCTACTCCCCGGGGAGTAGCCGCCCGGGCCGGGCATGAAGTCCCGCAGCAGCCACGCCAGTTGCGCGGGGAGGCACATCAGCGGGCAAGGACACACGCCTGTCCAGCAGTCCGGACGCGATCCGTCCAGGTCGGTGAAGCCGTACTCCCGGGCCCGCTGCCCGCTGCCCGCTGGACAGCGACTGGCCTTTCCAGCGCACGACATCGGCGTCACCGGCCGGCGCCGCGACCGCGCGTCCGACGTACGACGGGCTCTCCGAGATCCAGATGTGCGGCCCGTGGCCAGCGCGTCGCGCCAGGTGTCCTCGGTGAGGCCGAACCCGTCGAGCGTCATCTCCGGGCGCAGCCGGCCCGGGGGGTGAGCGCCACCACCGTCCCGCCGTGCGGCTTCAGCTCGTGTGCGAGCACGAACGCCATGCGCAGCACGCTGTTCGTGGCCAGATCGTAGAAGTGCGAATTACGGTAGTTCGCTCCGTTGTACGACGGATGTCCCGTCGGTCATCTCGACCACGAGCCCGCCCGGCTGCCGTACCAGCAGAGGCAGAAGGAAGTGGCTGGTGATCGCGTGGGTCTCCACGCCGAGGCGAAGCAGCCGTAGTCCGTTGTCGAGGTCGTGCTCCCAGACCGGCTTGTCGAACTCGAAAAGCCGCTCGCCGCCCGCACCGCCCGGACCATCCTCCAGTCCGCACAGTCCGAACACTCCCCACGCCCCGCACACTCCGCACACGAGAGAGGCACCACCCGATGAAGAAGCCCGCTCTCCTGGCCGCCGCACTGCTCCTGGCCGTCGGCAGCCCCTTCGCCACCGCCGCCACGGCGACCGCCGCCGACTGCCCCAGCGGCCAGTTCTGCGCCTGGGAGCAGGCCGACTACCAGGGCCAGCGCGCCAACTGGACCGGTGACGACGACTGGTGGGAGAGCTACATCGTGGGCCCCGGCGTCCCGAGCCACGTCAAGGTGTTCGAGGACGCCTCACAGGGCGGGGACATG is a window encoding:
- a CDS encoding DUF4386 family protein, with translation MPTSVQESSAASPRAAAPRLPGAVALLTGALSYAVLTVAYVVTNRATPQPGTPGRDILRYVRDNGTAIDLGAFLLLVAAVLLVPVAATLARLVRHRQSADMSAAAATAALAGGVLASGALASSAVLAWTLGRLPEQAPAALARALADLSFLTGGIGYAVSFALLAAGTCLAARGSGILPRACATTGLVIAAAGLAATLTLVVFGFSYLLPVVRFGGTAWLVWAALALARPRSAAPGANA
- a CDS encoding peptidase inhibitor family I36 protein, encoding MKKPALLAAALLLAVGSPFATAATATAADCPSGQFCAWEQADYQGQRANWTGDDDWWESYIVGPGVPSHVKVFEDASQGGDMTICLAPGQEISYNGAAGDRGDSHTWAHGC